The proteins below are encoded in one region of Polypterus senegalus isolate Bchr_013 chromosome 2, ASM1683550v1, whole genome shotgun sequence:
- the acat1 gene encoding acetyl-CoA acetyltransferase, mitochondrial: MSSSCYMNLNAQLCRRLLASKYVTRSYASGSTLNEVVIVSAVRTPIGSFMGSLSKVPATKLGSVAIKGAIDKAGISPEEVQEVYMGNVLQAGEGQAPTRQALLGAGLPISTPATTINKVCASGMKSVMLAAQSLMCGHQDVMVAGGMESMSNVPYVMKREAPGYGGVQMEDLIVKDGLTDVYNKFHMGVCAENTAKKSSISREEQDAFAINSYNRSKAAWEKGILEKEIVQVSIPQKGKPDIIVKEDEEYKRVDFSKVPKLKAVFQKENGTVTAANASTLNDGAAALVLMTANAAKRLNATPLAKIIAFADAAVDPIDFPIAPAYAVPKVLKAAGLKKEDIAMWEINEAFSVVVLANIKMLGIDPNRVNINGGAVSLGHPIGMSGARIVGHMVHNLKPGEYGLAGICNGGGGASAVLIQRC, translated from the exons GCATCCAAGTATGTGACCAGAAGCTATGCATCTGGATCAACACTAAAT GAAGTGGTTATCGTCAGTGCTGTACGAACCCCCATAGGTTCTTTTATGGGCAGCCTTTCTAAAGTCCCTGCAACAAAACTTGGTTCTGTTGCAATCAAAGGTGCAATTGATAAAGCTG gTATTTCACCAGAGGAAGTGCAAGAAGTATACATGGGAAATGTTCTTCAGGCTGGAGAAGGACAGGCACCAACAAGACAAGCACTTCTTGGTGCAG gcTTGCCAATTTCAACACCAGCAACCACAATTAATAAAGTGTGTGCCTCTGGAATGAAATCTGTTATGTTGGCAGCCCAAAGTCTAATGTGTGGACACCAG gATGTAATGGTTGCAGGCGGGATGGAGAGCATGTCTAATGTTCCGTATGTCATGAAAAGGGAAGCCCCTGGATATGGGGGTGTACAGATGGAGGATCTCATTGTGAAAGATGGGCTTACAGATGTCTACAACAAATTCCACATG GGCGTTTGTGCAGAAAACACAGCCAAAAAGAGCAGCATTTCCAGAGAGGAACAAGATGCGTTTGCAATTAATTCCTATAATAGAAGTAAAGCCGCTTGGGAAAAGGGAATTTTGGAGAAAGAAATTGTCCAAGTTAGCATACCACAGAAAG gtaAACCAGATATTATTGTGAAAGAAGATGAGGAATACAAGAGAGTCGATTTTAGCAAGGTACCCAAATTGAAGGCCGTCTTCCAGAAAGAGAATG GTACTGTTACAGCAGCCAATGCTAGCACTTTAAATGACGGAGCAGCTGCCTTGGTTTTGATGACTGCTAATGCTGCCAAACGACTCAATGCTACACCTCTTGCCAAGATTATTG CATTTGCAGATGCAGCTGTTGATCCCATTGATTTCCCAATTGCTCCTGCATATGCTGTGCCTAAG GTTTTAAAAGCAGCAGGTCTAAAGAAAGAAGACATTGCCATGTGGGAAATAAATGAGGCCTTCAGTGTAGTAGTTCTAGCGAATATAAAAATGCTTGGAATTGACCCAAACAGGGTAAACATTAATGGAGGAGCTGTTTCTCTGGGCCATCCAATTGG caTGTCTGGTGCACGAATTGTTGGTCATATGGTCCATAACTTGAAGCCCGGTGAATATGGACTTGCTGGTATTTGTAATGGAGGTGGAGGAGCTTCTGCAGTGCTTATTCAGAGGTGCTAA